A window from Candidatus Rokuibacteriota bacterium encodes these proteins:
- a CDS encoding GvpL/GvpF family gas vesicle protein, translating into MTLLLYGIVFSRSGGHVSDPPPPGLPPGVGGAAVSLIEEGDLGAAVSRIEPPDLTRNMTPVLAYAKVVEALHADRTVLPMRYGCVFEEEPQVVELIRVHGEEYGAVLRGLDGCVEMGVRVLPPTGSPSRCSPIPPQIRGASGRAYLAARAARYAREEAADRAVAAVAERLRGALDGLAERIETDRAVRTDRALSSLYFLVKRGAVEPFRLAFRHIERAEAARLLLSGPWPPYNFATPPRPGQGHG; encoded by the coding sequence ATGACCCTCCTTCTCTACGGCATCGTCTTCTCGCGGTCCGGGGGCCACGTCTCGGACCCTCCGCCACCGGGACTCCCTCCGGGAGTCGGGGGCGCTGCCGTGAGCCTGATCGAGGAGGGGGACCTGGGCGCGGCCGTCTCGCGGATCGAGCCGCCTGACCTGACCCGGAACATGACGCCGGTGCTGGCCTACGCGAAGGTCGTCGAGGCGCTCCACGCCGACCGGACGGTTCTGCCGATGCGCTACGGGTGCGTGTTCGAGGAGGAGCCCCAGGTGGTGGAGCTGATCCGGGTTCACGGGGAGGAATACGGGGCCGTCCTGCGCGGCCTGGACGGGTGCGTGGAGATGGGAGTCCGCGTCCTGCCCCCCACCGGATCGCCCTCCCGCTGCTCCCCCATCCCTCCGCAGATCCGGGGCGCGTCGGGCCGCGCGTATCTGGCGGCCCGGGCGGCGCGCTACGCCCGCGAGGAGGCAGCCGACCGCGCCGTCGCGGCGGTGGCCGAGCGGCTGCGCGGCGCGCTGGACGGGCTCGCCGAGAGAATCGAGACCGACCGCGCCGTCAGGACGGACCGGGCTCTCTCCTCGCTCTATTTTCTGGTCAAGCGGGGGGCGGTGGAACCGTTCCGCCTGGCCTTCCGGCACATCGAGCGCGCGGAGGCGGCCAGGCTCCTCCTGAGCGGCCCCTGGCCCCCCTACAACTTCGCGACGCCGCCGCGGCCGGGGCAGGGACATGGCTGA
- a CDS encoding GvpL/GvpF family gas vesicle protein, with protein MPATYLYCLARSGALTAIDGPGLDAEHPLDLIRFEDIVAVVSAVSVDDFLGAPAEARMSDLAWVGPRACRHEEVIERAMRVSPVVPARLATLFSSRETLAAWLEAHHDPLSRALDRFAGHDEWAVKGALDRRRAKVHFLDAALARQGGAVSSSPGKRYFEERRIQAGIGQEIEAWLKEASAGIGKALLDHAVDFRERRIVSGGTPDDAGARVLNWAFLVPRSRVDDFRERIRQINAKHALHGLVLDLSGPWPPYSFSPSLEPTPAA; from the coding sequence ATGCCCGCCACGTACCTCTACTGCCTCGCGCGATCCGGCGCCCTGACCGCCATCGACGGCCCGGGCCTGGACGCCGAGCATCCCCTGGATCTGATCCGGTTCGAGGACATCGTGGCAGTGGTCAGCGCGGTGAGCGTGGACGATTTCCTCGGGGCACCGGCCGAGGCACGAATGAGTGACCTCGCCTGGGTCGGGCCCCGGGCCTGCCGCCACGAAGAAGTGATCGAGCGGGCCATGCGCGTCTCCCCCGTGGTGCCGGCCCGCCTCGCCACGCTCTTCTCGTCACGGGAGACCCTGGCCGCGTGGCTCGAAGCCCACCACGACCCCCTCTCGCGTGCCCTGGATCGTTTCGCCGGCCACGACGAGTGGGCTGTCAAGGGGGCGCTCGACAGGCGCAGGGCGAAGGTCCACTTTCTGGACGCGGCTCTCGCACGGCAGGGGGGCGCGGTCTCCTCATCACCGGGGAAGCGTTACTTCGAAGAGCGGAGGATCCAGGCCGGGATCGGCCAGGAGATCGAGGCCTGGCTGAAGGAGGCGAGCGCGGGGATCGGCAAGGCATTGCTCGACCACGCGGTGGACTTCCGGGAACGGCGGATCGTGTCCGGCGGGACCCCGGACGACGCCGGCGCCAGGGTTCTGAATTGGGCGTTCCTGGTACCGCGGAGCCGCGTGGACGATTTCCGGGAGCGGATCCGGCAGATCAACGCCAAGCATGCCCTCCACGGGCTCGTCCTCGACCTCTCCGGGCCCTGGCCTCCTTACAGCTTCTCTCCGTCCCTCGAGCCCACGCCGGCGGCATGA
- a CDS encoding response regulator, with protein MADAPPKARCTILVVDDEPEVLRLVTRILAAEGTEILAAGTGAEALAIARQGGVDLVILDIKLPDMIGTQVLRRIRRFDPGVPVIMVTSHGSVETVRTCMELGAFDYLTKPFDNREVRRLAREALASRAGGSVPSRA; from the coding sequence ATGGCAGACGCCCCGCCCAAGGCCCGATGCACCATCCTCGTGGTGGACGACGAGCCGGAAGTGCTCCGCCTCGTCACCCGGATCCTGGCCGCAGAGGGAACCGAGATCCTCGCGGCCGGAACGGGCGCCGAGGCTCTGGCGATCGCGCGGCAGGGCGGGGTGGACCTGGTGATCCTGGACATCAAGTTGCCTGACATGATCGGCACGCAGGTCCTCCGGCGCATCCGGAGGTTCGACCCGGGTGTCCCGGTCATCATGGTCACCTCCCACGGATCGGTCGAGACGGTCCGGACCTGCATGGAGCTTGGTGCCTTCGACTACCTCACCAAGCCCTTCGACAACCGGGAGGTCAGGCGCCTCGCCCGGGAGGCTCTCGCGTCCCGGGCAGGCGGGTCGGTTCCCTCGAGGGCGTGA
- a CDS encoding Hsp20/alpha crystallin family protein, with amino-acid sequence MLIVVDLGGFTRGEISLSMTPEHYVLQATRGEQRFSERIELPPNVDAERFQERLTNGVLEIILPRKKVPAQPVHRRATRRR; translated from the coding sequence GTGCTGATTGTCGTCGACCTGGGAGGGTTCACCCGGGGCGAGATCTCGCTGAGCATGACTCCCGAGCACTACGTTCTCCAGGCCACGCGGGGGGAGCAGCGGTTCAGCGAGCGGATCGAGCTGCCTCCGAACGTGGACGCGGAGCGCTTTCAGGAGCGCCTGACGAACGGCGTGCTCGAGATCATCCTGCCCAGGAAGAAGGTCCCGGCTCAGCCGGTGCACAGGCGCGCGACCCGCCGGAGGTGA
- a CDS encoding CDC48 family AAA ATPase, whose amino-acid sequence MPTLKLRVTEALGKDVGRAFARMDPEDLQRLGLAIGEIVEITGKRTTVCKAMPAYKEQRGQSRIQVDGLARENAGAALDEIVQVRKVASRPADRVVLAPTTITPADRDLKYIGSLLDGLPALEGGRVRATLFGSRWADFKVESTAPKGPVVINPTTQLVIGTAAGEEPRRALSYEDIGGLKRELVRVREMIELPLRYPEVFERLGVEAPKGVLLHGPPGCGKTLIARAIAHETEAAFFSVNGPEIIHKFYGESEAHLRKIFEEATRKAPSIIFLDEIDAIAPRREQVLGEVEKRVVAQLLALMDGLTKRQHVIVIGATNIPNALDPALRRPGRFDREIAIPIPDRNGRLEILEIYSRGMPLAEDVDLPHLAEITHGFVGADLEALCREAAMICLRQVLIDIDFSLAHVPYEQLAKLEVRMDDFIAALRDVEPSAIREVFVEVPDVGWKDVGGVAEVQARLVEAVEWPLKHAELFETASIKPTKGILLTGPPGCGKTLVAKAIANESRVNFISVKGPSLLSKYVGESERGVREVFKKARQAAPCVVFFDEIDALIPTRSGGGSDSHVSERVLAQFLAEMDGVEELKGVLVLGATNRPDMIDPAILRPGRFDEVIEIPMPDEQGRQEIFDVHLRGKPLAPGIDTKKLAAQAEGLSGADIAGVCHRAALTAVRRVVEAAGDNPPDAKALRITARDIRTALAAAQESGEGTPGDDTDA is encoded by the coding sequence ATGCCGACCCTCAAGCTCCGCGTGACCGAGGCCCTCGGCAAGGATGTCGGCCGGGCGTTCGCGCGCATGGATCCCGAGGATCTCCAGCGGCTCGGGCTGGCGATCGGCGAGATCGTGGAGATCACCGGGAAGCGCACGACCGTGTGCAAGGCGATGCCGGCCTACAAGGAGCAACGCGGGCAGTCCCGGATCCAGGTCGACGGGCTCGCCCGCGAGAACGCCGGCGCGGCCCTGGACGAGATCGTCCAGGTCAGGAAAGTCGCCAGCCGGCCCGCCGATCGGGTCGTGCTCGCGCCCACGACGATCACGCCTGCCGACCGGGACTTGAAGTACATCGGCAGCCTGCTGGACGGGCTTCCTGCCCTGGAGGGCGGCCGCGTCCGAGCGACGCTCTTCGGCAGCCGCTGGGCCGATTTCAAGGTCGAGAGCACGGCTCCCAAGGGGCCGGTCGTGATCAACCCCACGACCCAGCTGGTGATCGGGACGGCGGCGGGCGAGGAGCCGCGCCGGGCGCTCTCGTACGAGGACATCGGGGGGCTCAAGCGGGAGCTCGTGCGCGTGCGGGAGATGATCGAGCTGCCGCTGCGCTATCCCGAGGTGTTCGAGCGGCTGGGGGTCGAGGCGCCGAAGGGCGTGCTCCTCCACGGGCCTCCGGGCTGCGGCAAGACGCTCATCGCCCGCGCCATCGCCCACGAGACCGAGGCCGCGTTCTTCTCCGTGAACGGCCCCGAGATCATCCACAAGTTCTACGGGGAGTCGGAGGCGCATCTCAGGAAGATCTTCGAGGAGGCCACGCGCAAGGCCCCGAGCATCATCTTCCTGGACGAGATCGACGCCATCGCCCCCCGCCGGGAGCAGGTGCTGGGCGAGGTGGAGAAGCGGGTCGTGGCCCAGCTCCTGGCCCTGATGGACGGTCTCACGAAGCGCCAGCACGTCATCGTGATCGGCGCCACCAACATCCCGAACGCGCTCGATCCGGCGCTGAGGCGGCCGGGGCGGTTCGACCGCGAGATCGCCATCCCGATCCCCGACCGCAACGGGCGGCTGGAGATCCTCGAGATCTACAGCCGCGGGATGCCGCTCGCCGAGGACGTGGACCTGCCGCATCTGGCAGAGATCACCCATGGCTTCGTCGGGGCCGATCTCGAGGCACTGTGCCGGGAAGCGGCCATGATCTGCCTGCGCCAGGTCCTCATCGACATCGACTTCTCGCTCGCGCATGTGCCCTACGAGCAGCTTGCCAAGCTCGAGGTGCGCATGGACGACTTCATCGCGGCGCTCAGGGATGTGGAGCCCTCGGCCATCCGGGAGGTGTTCGTCGAGGTGCCCGATGTCGGGTGGAAGGACGTGGGTGGGGTTGCCGAGGTCCAGGCGCGTCTCGTCGAGGCGGTGGAGTGGCCCCTCAAGCACGCGGAGCTCTTCGAGACGGCGTCGATCAAGCCAACGAAGGGGATCCTCCTGACAGGTCCGCCCGGCTGTGGCAAGACGCTCGTCGCCAAGGCAATCGCCAACGAGAGCCGGGTCAATTTCATCTCGGTGAAGGGCCCCTCGCTCCTGTCCAAGTACGTGGGGGAATCGGAGCGCGGGGTGCGTGAGGTCTTCAAGAAGGCCCGTCAGGCCGCGCCCTGTGTCGTGTTCTTCGACGAGATCGACGCGCTGATCCCCACCCGGAGCGGCGGCGGCTCGGATTCGCACGTGTCGGAGCGGGTTCTCGCTCAGTTCCTCGCCGAGATGGATGGCGTCGAGGAGCTGAAGGGCGTCCTGGTGCTCGGGGCGACGAACCGCCCGGACATGATCGATCCGGCCATCCTCCGGCCCGGCCGGTTCGACGAGGTGATCGAGATCCCGATGCCGGATGAGCAGGGGCGCCAGGAGATCTTCGACGTTCACCTGCGGGGCAAACCCCTGGCGCCGGGAATCGACACGAAGAAGCTGGCCGCCCAGGCCGAAGGCCTGAGCGGCGCCGACATCGCCGGCGTCTGCCACCGGGCCGCGCTGACGGCGGTGCGCCGGGTGGTGGAGGCGGCCGGTGACAACCCACCCGACGCGAAGGCGCTCCGGATCACGGCCCGGGACATCCGGACGGCGCTCGCCGCGGCCCAGGAATCCGGGGAGGGCACGCCGGGCGACGACACGGACGCGTGA
- a CDS encoding Hsp20/alpha crystallin family protein yields the protein MAKQRAKRTPSEGGVGAGLGGILMGLGGLVEKLGELAETGREFSQTGEIRGPGSGKELKGIYGFTVKVGLGGEGVKVEPFGNIRRNEETGQSVVHEVREPAVDVFEERDHTLVVAEMPGIGVDDVRLEVKDDLLTIVAERGEKKYRKEVLLPGSFPRDKMQVSCANGVLEIRCVK from the coding sequence ATGGCCAAGCAGAGGGCTAAGCGGACCCCCAGCGAGGGGGGAGTCGGGGCAGGGCTCGGCGGGATCCTGATGGGTCTCGGCGGTCTGGTGGAAAAGCTGGGGGAGCTCGCGGAGACGGGGCGCGAGTTCTCACAGACCGGGGAGATCCGTGGGCCCGGCTCCGGGAAGGAGCTCAAGGGGATCTACGGTTTCACGGTCAAGGTCGGCCTCGGGGGCGAGGGGGTCAAGGTCGAGCCCTTCGGGAACATCCGTCGCAACGAGGAGACGGGGCAGTCGGTGGTTCACGAGGTCAGGGAGCCCGCGGTCGATGTCTTCGAGGAGCGGGACCACACCCTGGTCGTTGCCGAGATGCCCGGGATCGGCGTGGACGACGTGCGCCTCGAGGTCAAGGATGACCTGCTGACCATTGTCGCCGAGCGGGGAGAGAAGAAATACAGGAAGGAAGTGCTGTTGCCGGGGAGCTTCCCGCGGGACAAGATGCAGGTGTCCTGCGCCAACGGCGTCCTGGAGATCCGGTGTGTCAAGTGA
- a CDS encoding sigma-54-dependent Fis family transcriptional regulator: protein MTVPAGRILIVDDEEGIRDILSRLVRKEGFEPVTAADGQAALDLIRRESPDVLLLDIKMPGLDGMEVLRQTRELDADLPVIMITGHGFVKGAVEALRAGAHDYLVKPFDHADVIRAVHRAMNDRRLRRTIRILSERTREAASLPDLMGPSDVVARISADVTRVAASDFAVLVTGETGTGKELVARAIHHASPRASAPFIAVDCGAIPETLFESELFGHEKGAFTGAERQKPGKFEAASGGTLFLDEISNMPLGSQAKLLRALQDRSVVRVGGTRPVSVDIRLVAATNADLDMTVAAGGFRRDLYFRLNEFVMMIPPLRERKQDIVFLAKRFLDLTNHELGKAVKGFSEGAVERLLTHEWPGNVRELRSAIRRAVLLADAVIEAAHLGLALAPAPPFGFPGAPNVSTDGVGLKEVVRRATIAVERTVLIQMLKKTGGNKAKAARLLQIDYKTIHTKLKEYGLAVQGGEGDGQAEG, encoded by the coding sequence GTGACCGTCCCGGCCGGCCGGATCCTGATCGTCGATGACGAGGAGGGAATTCGCGACATCCTCTCCCGCCTCGTGCGGAAGGAGGGGTTCGAGCCGGTGACGGCCGCCGACGGGCAGGCGGCGCTGGACCTCATCAGGCGCGAGTCCCCCGACGTCCTGCTGCTGGACATCAAGATGCCCGGTCTGGACGGCATGGAGGTGCTGCGCCAGACCAGGGAGCTGGATGCAGACCTGCCCGTCATCATGATCACCGGTCACGGGTTCGTCAAGGGCGCGGTCGAGGCGCTCCGGGCCGGGGCGCATGACTACCTGGTGAAGCCGTTCGACCACGCCGACGTGATCCGGGCGGTCCACCGAGCCATGAACGACCGGCGCCTGCGCCGGACGATCCGGATCCTGTCCGAGCGGACACGCGAGGCCGCCTCGCTTCCAGATCTGATGGGGCCGAGCGACGTCGTCGCGCGGATCAGCGCGGATGTGACGCGCGTCGCCGCCTCTGACTTCGCGGTGCTCGTCACGGGCGAGACCGGAACCGGCAAGGAGCTCGTGGCCCGGGCGATCCACCACGCCAGCCCCCGGGCCTCCGCCCCGTTCATCGCGGTGGACTGCGGGGCGATTCCCGAGACGCTGTTCGAGAGCGAGCTGTTCGGCCACGAGAAGGGCGCGTTCACGGGGGCCGAGCGGCAGAAGCCGGGGAAGTTCGAGGCCGCCTCGGGCGGCACCCTCTTCCTCGATGAGATCTCCAACATGCCGCTCGGGTCCCAGGCCAAGCTGCTCCGCGCGCTCCAGGACCGGAGCGTGGTCCGGGTCGGGGGCACGAGGCCGGTGAGCGTGGACATCCGTCTCGTGGCGGCCACGAACGCCGACCTCGACATGACGGTCGCGGCGGGCGGGTTTCGCCGAGATCTCTACTTCCGCCTCAACGAGTTCGTCATGATGATCCCGCCGCTCAGGGAGCGCAAGCAAGACATCGTCTTCCTGGCGAAGCGATTCCTGGACCTCACGAACCATGAGCTCGGGAAGGCGGTCAAGGGCTTCTCGGAGGGCGCCGTGGAACGGCTGTTGACGCATGAATGGCCCGGCAACGTGCGAGAGCTGCGCAGTGCGATCCGGCGCGCCGTCCTGCTGGCGGATGCCGTGATCGAGGCCGCTCACCTCGGGCTGGCGCTCGCCCCGGCGCCGCCCTTCGGGTTTCCGGGCGCTCCGAATGTCTCGACCGACGGGGTGGGCCTCAAGGAGGTGGTGCGCCGCGCGACCATCGCCGTGGAACGGACCGTCCTGATCCAGATGCTGAAGAAGACGGGGGGGAACAAGGCCAAGGCCGCGCGGCTGCTCCAGATCGATTACAAGACGATCCACACGAAGCTGAAGGAGTACGGCCTTGCCGTACAGGGAGGCGAAGGCGATGGCCAAGCAGAGGGCTAA
- a CDS encoding response regulator, whose amino-acid sequence MGEGRELQAVGRVLRSVTGPPGDRGARILVVDDERDVLDIMVECLSLAGYDVLSAHDGEEGLRIFQRDHPALVITDLSMPGMGGLELAKTIKALSPPTEVLIVTGHSTMASAMDALRHGVFDYLLKPLTLGELELSVQRALERSRLVEENRALVRKLEERIQVQTEALSASQRRTLAVFNSISDAVVIVNREFIILDANEGAATSSGVPAAELVGRKCHRELFGRDEVCPGCPVQATFDTGRAVSVSMQREDRAGSADSRELEVHSYALISGEETVREAVEHIRDVTEYRRAEEERLALRAQRDQDDVTRVIGRLAGGIAHDFNNQLTVIKGCAEFLLDAMPADDPGREDAERISETADRGARLVRQLLAFSRKQKIQPRPLRLQDLVNEMVAMFRPLLGEQVLARVRTAAGLWRVRADPGQIEQMIMNLVVNARDSMVAPGERFPAGTLTVEMANVELDEKAFRPTLEAVAPGQYVMLAVSDTGSGMTEDVRRQIFEPFFTTKASGKGTGLGLSTVFGIVKQHRGYVLCDSRPGHGSTFRVYLPRDEEEGDAPAEEMGPVLAPGLSCGGAVTSLVVDDEPEVREIVKRGLEASGYRVHTAGGLQEALTVAAAAKGPIQLLVTDVVMPGGSGRVLAERLVATFPKMKVLFISGYFDDGTEGPEVPGAFFLQKPFSPNEIARKAHEILDL is encoded by the coding sequence ATGGGTGAGGGCCGGGAGCTCCAGGCGGTCGGTCGAGTGCTTCGATCAGTGACGGGGCCCCCGGGTGATCGCGGCGCCAGGATCTTGGTCGTCGACGACGAACGGGACGTCCTCGATATCATGGTCGAATGCCTCTCGCTGGCTGGTTATGACGTCCTCTCGGCGCACGATGGCGAGGAGGGCCTCCGGATCTTCCAGCGCGACCATCCGGCCCTGGTCATCACCGACCTTTCGATGCCTGGCATGGGCGGGCTCGAGCTGGCCAAGACGATCAAGGCGCTCTCCCCACCGACGGAAGTCCTGATCGTCACCGGGCATTCGACCATGGCCTCGGCCATGGACGCGCTCCGTCATGGAGTCTTCGACTATCTCCTCAAGCCCCTCACTCTTGGTGAGCTCGAATTGAGTGTGCAGCGGGCCCTGGAGCGCTCCCGGCTCGTCGAGGAGAATCGAGCCCTGGTTCGGAAGCTGGAAGAGCGGATCCAAGTCCAGACGGAGGCGCTCTCGGCGAGCCAGCGCCGGACCCTGGCCGTGTTCAACTCCATTTCGGACGCCGTCGTGATCGTCAACCGGGAGTTCATCATCCTCGATGCCAACGAGGGCGCCGCCACCTCGAGCGGGGTGCCGGCCGCGGAGCTCGTCGGGCGGAAGTGCCACCGGGAGCTGTTCGGCAGAGACGAGGTCTGTCCTGGCTGTCCCGTGCAGGCGACCTTCGACACCGGGAGAGCCGTGTCGGTGTCGATGCAGCGAGAGGACCGCGCCGGGAGCGCGGACAGCCGGGAGCTCGAGGTCCACAGCTACGCGCTGATCTCCGGCGAGGAAACGGTCCGTGAGGCCGTGGAGCACATCCGGGATGTGACCGAGTACCGGCGGGCCGAGGAGGAGCGCCTCGCACTGAGAGCGCAGAGGGACCAGGACGACGTGACGCGCGTGATCGGGCGACTGGCCGGAGGCATCGCCCACGACTTCAACAACCAGCTGACGGTCATCAAGGGGTGTGCGGAATTCCTCCTCGACGCGATGCCGGCGGATGATCCCGGTCGCGAGGACGCGGAGCGGATCAGCGAGACCGCGGACCGGGGCGCGCGGCTGGTCCGCCAGCTCCTGGCCTTCAGCCGGAAGCAGAAGATCCAGCCCCGCCCGCTGCGTCTGCAGGACCTCGTCAACGAGATGGTGGCCATGTTCCGCCCGCTCCTGGGGGAGCAAGTCCTGGCCCGTGTCCGCACGGCGGCGGGGTTGTGGCGCGTGCGCGCCGATCCGGGACAGATCGAGCAGATGATCATGAACCTGGTGGTCAACGCCAGGGACTCGATGGTGGCCCCGGGGGAGCGGTTCCCGGCGGGGACGCTCACGGTGGAAATGGCCAACGTCGAGCTGGATGAGAAGGCGTTCCGCCCGACCCTGGAGGCCGTGGCCCCCGGTCAGTATGTGATGCTCGCCGTCAGCGACACGGGGTCCGGAATGACTGAGGACGTACGGAGGCAGATCTTCGAGCCGTTCTTCACCACGAAGGCGTCCGGGAAGGGGACGGGGCTGGGGCTGTCGACGGTCTTCGGGATCGTGAAGCAGCACCGCGGGTACGTCCTGTGCGACAGCCGGCCCGGGCATGGGTCCACGTTCAGGGTCTACCTGCCACGTGACGAGGAGGAGGGCGACGCGCCGGCCGAGGAGATGGGTCCCGTCCTCGCCCCTGGCCTGAGTTGCGGCGGGGCCGTGACATCCCTGGTCGTCGATGACGAGCCGGAGGTCCGGGAGATCGTCAAGCGGGGGCTGGAGGCTTCCGGCTACCGGGTGCATACCGCCGGGGGCTTGCAGGAGGCGCTCACTGTGGCGGCGGCGGCCAAGGGGCCAATCCAGCTGCTCGTGACCGACGTGGTCATGCCGGGAGGAAGCGGGCGGGTGCTCGCCGAGCGCCTCGTGGCGACCTTTCCAAAGATGAAAGTCCTCTTCATTTCTGGCTACTTCGACGACGGGACCGAAGGGCCCGAGGTGCCGGGGGCTTTCTTCCTCCAGAAGCCATTCAGCCCGAACGAGATCGCCCGGAAGGCGCACGAGATCCTGGACCTATGA
- the glgB gene encoding 1,4-alpha-glucan branching protein GlgB, with protein MRLPADAIHALVTGEHGDPFSVLGPHRDAAGSLTIRAFLPGARAVEAVAEGGAPPHRLLALHPAGLWEGSIPERAPGATAPLRYRLRVTDGQGRTREIEDPYRFAPTLSDYDLHLLGEGTHYRVYDKLGAHPARVDGVKGVIFAVWAPNARRVSVVGDWNSWDGRRHPMRLHPANGIWELFVPSVTEGARYKFEVLARSGAPLALKADPYAVCFEPDEPRTASVVRDLSGYQWQDAAWMAGRGNRQGLAQPMSIYEVHLGSWRRVPEEGGRFLGYHELADQLADYVTDLGFTHVELLPVMEHPFYGSWGYQTIGYYAPTRRYGEPRDFMVFVDRLHQRGVGVILDWVPAHFPQDAHGLTFFDGSHLYEHADPRLREHPDWGTRVFNFGRLEVANFLIGNALYWLDRYHADGLRVDAVASMLYLDYSRQPGEWLPNQFGGRENLEAIAFVKRLNEVVYGLYPDVLMVAEESTAWPAVSRPVYLGGLGFGLKWNMGWMHDVLDYLRHEPVHRRYHHNQLTFGMLYAWSENFLLPLSHDEVVYGKGSLLGKMPGDDWQRFANLRLLYAFMWGYPGKKLLFMGGEIAQPAEWDHERSLDWHLLDAGPYHRGVQRLVADLNRLYRSEPALHERDAEPEGFRWMDCSDWEQSVISFVRFAREERGLVLCVCNFTPVPRPGYRVGVPRAGWWAEAVNTDSALYGGSDVGNAGGVHSQPVPWHGQPHSVLLTLPPLGGLLLRHAGP; from the coding sequence GTGCGACTCCCTGCCGACGCCATCCACGCTCTGGTCACGGGCGAGCACGGGGACCCCTTCTCGGTGCTGGGTCCCCATCGCGACGCCGCGGGATCACTGACGATCCGGGCCTTCCTGCCCGGGGCGCGGGCGGTGGAGGCGGTGGCCGAGGGCGGCGCCCCACCCCACCGGCTCCTGGCGCTCCACCCCGCCGGGCTCTGGGAGGGGTCCATCCCCGAGAGGGCCCCCGGCGCCACCGCGCCGCTCCGCTACCGGCTGAGGGTCACCGATGGCCAGGGGCGCACCCGCGAGATCGAGGATCCATACCGCTTCGCGCCCACGCTCTCGGATTACGATCTCCATCTCCTGGGCGAGGGGACGCATTACCGCGTCTACGACAAGCTCGGTGCCCACCCGGCGCGGGTCGACGGCGTGAAGGGCGTGATCTTCGCCGTCTGGGCCCCCAATGCCCGGCGGGTCAGCGTGGTCGGGGACTGGAACAGCTGGGACGGCCGCCGCCACCCCATGCGGCTCCATCCTGCCAACGGCATCTGGGAGCTGTTCGTCCCCAGCGTGACGGAGGGAGCGCGCTACAAGTTCGAGGTCCTGGCGCGCTCGGGCGCGCCGCTGGCGCTCAAGGCCGACCCCTACGCCGTCTGCTTCGAGCCGGACGAGCCGCGCACGGCCTCCGTCGTCCGCGATCTCTCCGGCTACCAGTGGCAGGACGCCGCGTGGATGGCCGGGCGGGGGAACCGCCAGGGCCTGGCCCAGCCGATGTCCATCTACGAGGTGCATCTCGGCTCCTGGCGCCGCGTGCCCGAGGAGGGCGGGCGCTTCCTCGGCTATCACGAGCTGGCGGATCAGCTCGCCGACTACGTGACCGACCTGGGCTTCACCCACGTGGAGCTCCTGCCCGTGATGGAGCACCCCTTCTACGGCTCCTGGGGCTACCAGACCATCGGCTACTACGCGCCCACGCGGCGGTACGGCGAGCCCCGCGACTTCATGGTCTTCGTGGACCGTCTGCACCAGCGCGGCGTCGGCGTCATCCTCGACTGGGTGCCGGCCCACTTCCCCCAGGACGCCCATGGCCTCACCTTCTTCGACGGCAGCCACCTCTACGAGCACGCGGACCCCCGCCTGCGCGAGCACCCGGACTGGGGCACGCGCGTCTTCAACTTCGGGCGGCTGGAAGTGGCCAACTTCCTCATCGGCAACGCGCTCTACTGGCTGGACCGCTACCATGCGGACGGGCTGCGCGTGGACGCGGTGGCCTCCATGCTCTACCTCGACTACTCGCGCCAGCCCGGCGAGTGGCTCCCAAATCAGTTCGGCGGCCGGGAGAACCTGGAGGCCATCGCCTTCGTCAAGCGCCTCAACGAGGTGGTGTACGGCCTCTACCCGGATGTGCTGATGGTCGCGGAGGAGTCCACCGCCTGGCCCGCGGTGTCGCGCCCGGTGTACCTCGGGGGCCTGGGCTTCGGGCTCAAGTGGAACATGGGCTGGATGCACGACGTGCTGGACTATCTGCGCCACGAGCCCGTCCACCGCAGGTACCACCACAACCAGCTCACCTTCGGGATGCTCTACGCCTGGAGCGAGAACTTCCTCCTGCCCCTCTCCCACGACGAGGTGGTGTACGGCAAGGGGTCGCTCCTCGGCAAGATGCCGGGCGACGACTGGCAGCGCTTCGCCAACCTGCGCCTCCTCTACGCCTTCATGTGGGGCTACCCGGGCAAGAAGCTCCTGTTCATGGGCGGCGAGATCGCCCAGCCCGCCGAGTGGGACCACGAGCGGAGCCTCGACTGGCATCTCCTCGACGCGGGCCCGTATCACCGCGGCGTCCAGCGGCTCGTGGCGGACCTGAACCGGCTCTACCGGAGCGAGCCGGCGCTGCACGAGCGCGACGCCGAGCCCGAGGGGTTCCGGTGGATGGACTGCAGCGACTGGGAGCAGAGCGTCATCTCCTTCGTCCGCTTCGCGCGCGAGGAGCGGGGCCTCGTCCTCTGCGTCTGCAACTTCACCCCCGTCCCCCGGCCCGGCTACCGCGTGGGCGTCCCGCGCGCGGGCTGGTGGGCGGAAGCCGTCAACACGGACAGCGCGCTCTACGGCGGCAGCGACGTGGGGAATGCGGGCGGCGTGCACAGCCAGCCTGTCCCGTGGCACGGCCAGCCGCACTCGGTCCTCCTCACGCTGCCCCCGCTGGGGGGGCTCCTGCTCCGCCACGCGGGCCCGTGA